One Candidatus Eisenbacteria bacterium DNA window includes the following coding sequences:
- a CDS encoding helix-turn-helix domain-containing protein produces MSAGMYLTPEEVVERFRGRVSMKTLTNWRAEGKGPTWIRVGGRILYPSRSFVEWEKSRGSGNIKEMGIKTGDQIAG; encoded by the coding sequence ATGTCAGCTGGGATGTACCTAACGCCAGAGGAAGTTGTTGAGCGATTCCGGGGACGGGTATCGATGAAGACGCTTACCAATTGGAGAGCTGAAGGGAAAGGGCCCACCTGGATCCGCGTCGGCGGCCGCATCCTTTATCCGTCGAGAAGCTTTGTGGAATGGGAAAAGAGTAGGGGATCTGGAAACATCAAGGAAATGGGAATCAAAACAGGGGATCAAATTGCGGGATAA
- a CDS encoding terminase small subunit — translation MDLNKVQVAEVFKVNRSTVDTWIRRGCPAKKDGRQWSFDVGSVVEWLIEREKTPHELDLSRERARLAAAQAEKTELEIQKIRGETVSTEEVELAVSVMLMNFRTRMLSIPSKLSLRLTGLKNTAKIELMLKEAVGEALEEISEYKAYPD, via the coding sequence ATGGACCTCAATAAAGTACAAGTCGCTGAAGTCTTCAAGGTGAATAGAAGTACCGTGGATACGTGGATCCGGCGCGGCTGCCCCGCTAAAAAAGATGGACGCCAGTGGAGTTTTGATGTTGGGTCCGTGGTTGAATGGCTCATTGAGCGGGAGAAAACACCCCATGAATTGGATCTTTCGCGAGAACGGGCTCGCCTCGCCGCCGCGCAAGCGGAGAAAACAGAACTCGAAATCCAGAAAATTAGAGGCGAAACCGTTTCCACGGAGGAGGTGGAACTTGCTGTATCCGTAATGCTTATGAACTTCCGGACCAGGATGCTATCCATCCCCTCTAAATTATCCCTCCGGCTCACGGGCCTCAAAAACACAGCCAAGATTGAGTTGATGCTGAAGGAAGCAGTCGGTGAGGCCCTTGAAGAAATCTCAGAATACAAAGCCTACCCAGATTAA
- a CDS encoding phage major capsid protein, with the protein MTTKQMTKMTNRKVEQKGLFFRTAEIDRDSIDIENRTVELVFSTETPVDRWWGIEILDHNPKSVRMERMKKGCAVLVNHMVTEHVGVVDRASIDADKKGRARARFGNSVKAKEAFDDVVNDVRKFWSIYYRLHDAILERKGKDGALGTYRVIDWEPYELSLASIPADINAETGREADKSFTFTIREDSDMTKPEVGQEEEARSVQDPPENRHPEISVRAREEIESAARSSEQKRARQILTFGEMFKLPDLARTFINNGKSVDDFCEAARVEVSKREDSPIREVNTPPTIGMSDKEIDTYRMMKAIRACAEPQSKKLQDEAAFEFEVSEAAAKVAGRSAKSFFVPMDILNRWSRSPQQRDLSVGSDPGGGYTVATQLLTGEFIELLSNKTVVFQLARLLPGLVGDVAIPKQTGGATCYWVGEQTAPTESDQAFGQLAMRPKSVVARTDLKRTFIMQTSLGAELFVRDDLTDRMAATADLACFQGTGGVQPLGILNTTGIGLVPIDTNGGAPTWPKVVSLIKEIAVDNALRGSLNYVTNPQVMAKLMTTEKFSGTGREVWQDPLPGSKADGRIGAYPAYATNQVTSSLTKGSGTDLSAILFGNWKDVVVGTWGVLDVLVNPFNPGGGVIRIEAYFDMDLILRHAQSMAVILDAITTM; encoded by the coding sequence ATGACGACGAAACAGATGACAAAGATGACGAATAGGAAAGTAGAGCAAAAAGGTCTATTTTTCCGCACCGCCGAAATCGACCGCGATTCGATCGACATTGAAAATCGGACTGTGGAACTGGTGTTCAGTACCGAGACGCCGGTGGATCGCTGGTGGGGGATTGAGATTCTTGATCACAATCCGAAATCCGTTCGGATGGAACGAATGAAAAAAGGCTGCGCCGTTCTTGTCAATCACATGGTTACGGAACATGTCGGTGTCGTCGATAGAGCATCGATCGATGCAGACAAGAAGGGTCGGGCCCGTGCGCGTTTCGGCAATAGCGTTAAAGCCAAAGAGGCATTCGATGATGTTGTCAATGATGTTCGAAAATTTTGGAGCATTTATTACCGATTGCATGACGCAATTCTTGAGCGCAAAGGAAAAGACGGGGCCCTCGGTACCTATAGGGTCATCGATTGGGAACCCTATGAACTTTCCCTTGCCTCAATCCCAGCGGATATAAATGCCGAAACCGGTCGAGAGGCCGACAAGTCGTTTACTTTCACAATTAGAGAGGATAGCGATATGACCAAACCAGAAGTGGGACAAGAAGAAGAGGCCAGGAGCGTACAAGACCCTCCTGAGAACAGACATCCGGAGATCTCCGTCCGGGCCCGGGAGGAGATCGAAAGCGCGGCGCGGTCCTCTGAGCAGAAGAGGGCCCGCCAGATCCTGACCTTTGGTGAAATGTTCAAGCTGCCGGACCTGGCTCGGACCTTCATCAACAATGGGAAGAGCGTCGACGACTTTTGCGAAGCCGCAAGAGTCGAGGTCAGTAAGCGGGAGGACAGTCCGATCAGGGAGGTTAATACCCCTCCCACCATCGGGATGTCGGATAAGGAAATCGACACCTACCGGATGATGAAGGCCATCCGGGCGTGCGCCGAACCGCAAAGCAAGAAACTGCAGGATGAAGCCGCCTTCGAGTTCGAGGTAAGCGAGGCCGCGGCTAAGGTCGCCGGCCGATCAGCAAAAAGCTTCTTCGTGCCCATGGACATCCTCAATCGCTGGTCGCGCTCACCCCAACAGCGTGACCTGTCCGTTGGATCGGACCCTGGTGGAGGTTATACGGTCGCAACACAGCTCCTGACCGGGGAGTTCATTGAGCTCCTCAGCAATAAGACCGTTGTCTTCCAACTCGCGCGGCTTCTGCCGGGTTTGGTTGGGGATGTTGCTATCCCCAAACAGACCGGCGGCGCCACCTGCTATTGGGTTGGCGAGCAGACAGCACCCACCGAAAGCGATCAGGCCTTTGGCCAGCTGGCCATGAGACCCAAGTCCGTCGTCGCTCGGACCGATCTCAAGCGGACGTTCATCATGCAGACCTCGCTGGGCGCGGAGCTCTTTGTTCGTGACGACCTCACGGACCGCATGGCCGCGACGGCGGATCTCGCCTGCTTCCAAGGGACCGGCGGCGTACAGCCGCTCGGAATCCTCAACACAACGGGCATCGGTCTCGTCCCGATCGACACCAACGGTGGAGCTCCCACCTGGCCGAAGGTTGTCAGCCTGATCAAAGAAATTGCCGTCGATAACGCTCTTCGCGGAAGCCTCAACTATGTCACGAACCCTCAGGTTATGGCGAAGTTGATGACCACGGAGAAGTTTTCCGGTACCGGGCGGGAGGTCTGGCAGGATCCGCTTCCGGGGAGTAAAGCCGATGGGCGCATAGGAGCGTATCCGGCCTATGCAACCAACCAGGTCACCTCCTCTCTAACAAAGGGATCTGGGACCGATCTGAGCGCCATCCTCTTCGGCAACTGGAAGGATGTTGTCGTTGGCACCTGGGGCGTCCTGGATGTTCTGGTCAATCCCTTCAACCCGGGTGGCGGTGTTATCCGGATTGAGGCGTACTTCGATATGGATCTCATTCTCCGCCACGCTCAGTCGATGGCTGTCATTCTCGACGCCATCACCACGATGTAG
- a CDS encoding phage tail tape measure protein: protein MSDREIKIFLRLHGKQFERNLKRAQADMQRFRRNMNQQMKRVALGMAVVAIAAAGIGASFEQSMANVGSVANASQVEMQALERSARDMGATTAFAAREAAEAQYALVSAGLKTKQVIQALPGVMRLAGATQSELGYAAEATTSALSQFALQASDTNRVVNAYAAGIANSRLTLDRLFEGMKQGGPIAATMGMSLEATVATIGAFANAGLDGGTSGTYLKNVLLELSDVAKSGAGTLGDVLKDWDVSTEGIIGAVRRLEEAGVSAQVPLEELGRRAGPGLAILMRQGSGALEELQRSVTGTDQAFAAYQRQMDTTQGRVKILLSALQEMALRIFDVMKGPLNRAIVWATNLIQDNYQKIQDYTARIVSAVQTAIEVISAVFGFLVRHWNTVTFFIEVLGILAGAIYIVATAWKVLNMVQRMNPLMWVVTVIYLLIAAILLVVKHLGGWRAAWIKLQAGMRVGLSFLILETKKYWENIKYIAEVFAKVGETIWVVLKDSWEAIKTFGGLVVEVFSSIGRLIMEPWKRGEILDGLKSSLATALDGMYETTQTKVDGIWSGLGVEHAAEMDRLQAEHQARLERIVKETRAALAATKTTSTAGIMGPETPEMTLPDEIMGPPVPVDLGSLRTSADEAITIVEGMTEAMTSTYQTAWDSMIDMDMTGTERREAIWSSMSTSLWRHLGKMTSQWIFAETTQAAATQAGETVKTTAKTQGVMARIAIGAKEMASDIKQGAINIWNAVTGFFKAHAGIPFVGLGIAAGFIAIMYAALRKAKAQKFAAGGFVDGPSGPDQVPAMLTRGEFVVPVRAAKQFRPILGAMIGKGTGFGGLVGMRDAAYAGAGAGGEGSRLEIHIHGNVYDEEGFRKVVRKEIAPVLRDVRKDRDYE, encoded by the coding sequence ATGTCAGATCGCGAAATAAAAATCTTCCTCAGGCTTCATGGGAAGCAATTCGAGCGCAACCTGAAACGCGCCCAGGCTGATATGCAGCGCTTCCGGCGTAACATGAATCAGCAGATGAAGCGCGTTGCACTCGGGATGGCTGTCGTTGCGATCGCGGCAGCCGGGATCGGCGCCAGCTTTGAACAGTCCATGGCGAATGTGGGGTCCGTGGCCAATGCCTCACAGGTCGAAATGCAGGCCCTCGAGCGGTCTGCTCGTGATATGGGGGCAACCACAGCCTTTGCGGCCAGGGAGGCAGCCGAGGCGCAATATGCCCTTGTCTCAGCCGGTCTGAAGACCAAACAGGTGATACAGGCGCTCCCGGGCGTAATGCGCCTGGCGGGAGCGACACAATCCGAGCTGGGCTATGCCGCGGAGGCGACCACTTCAGCCCTATCACAATTCGCGCTTCAAGCCTCAGATACGAATAGGGTTGTTAATGCCTACGCTGCCGGCATAGCGAATTCCCGCCTCACCCTCGATCGGCTCTTTGAGGGAATGAAGCAGGGTGGCCCCATCGCCGCCACAATGGGGATGAGTCTCGAAGCGACTGTCGCCACGATCGGCGCCTTCGCGAATGCCGGCCTCGATGGCGGCACTTCAGGAACCTATCTCAAAAACGTCCTCCTTGAATTGTCCGATGTCGCCAAGTCCGGGGCCGGAACTTTAGGGGATGTACTCAAGGATTGGGATGTCTCAACAGAGGGGATTATCGGCGCGGTTCGGCGCCTCGAGGAGGCTGGGGTTTCAGCTCAGGTTCCTCTCGAGGAGCTCGGCCGGCGAGCCGGGCCGGGCCTGGCGATCTTGATGAGGCAGGGATCCGGAGCTCTCGAGGAGCTCCAGAGAAGCGTTACCGGTACGGATCAGGCCTTCGCTGCTTATCAGAGACAGATGGATACCACTCAGGGCCGGGTGAAGATCCTTCTGTCAGCCCTCCAGGAAATGGCGTTACGCATATTTGACGTGATGAAGGGGCCGCTGAACCGGGCGATTGTTTGGGCCACCAACCTGATACAAGACAATTACCAGAAAATCCAGGATTACACGGCTCGGATCGTATCAGCTGTTCAAACAGCCATCGAGGTTATCTCAGCTGTTTTCGGATTTCTGGTGCGGCACTGGAATACAGTCACATTCTTTATCGAAGTCCTTGGGATTCTCGCCGGCGCCATCTATATCGTGGCGACCGCTTGGAAAGTCCTAAATATGGTCCAAAGGATGAATCCACTCATGTGGGTTGTGACTGTTATTTACCTTCTGATAGCCGCTATCTTGCTCGTCGTTAAACATTTAGGAGGCTGGCGTGCAGCTTGGATTAAGCTGCAGGCCGGCATGAGAGTTGGCCTTTCATTCCTGATCCTGGAGACCAAGAAATACTGGGAAAACATTAAATATATCGCGGAAGTTTTTGCCAAGGTTGGTGAAACCATATGGGTTGTTCTGAAGGATTCATGGGAAGCGATAAAGACCTTCGGAGGCCTGGTCGTCGAAGTCTTCTCTTCGATCGGGAGATTAATCATGGAGCCATGGAAACGGGGAGAGATTCTCGACGGCCTCAAATCCAGTCTCGCCACGGCACTCGATGGCATGTATGAGACAACCCAGACAAAAGTCGATGGGATCTGGAGTGGCTTGGGGGTCGAACATGCGGCAGAGATGGACCGGTTGCAGGCCGAGCATCAGGCCCGCCTCGAGAGGATCGTCAAGGAAACAAGGGCCGCGTTGGCAGCGACTAAAACCACCAGCACGGCTGGGATCATGGGACCGGAGACGCCCGAGATGACGTTGCCGGATGAAATAATGGGACCGCCGGTACCGGTGGATCTGGGCAGTCTCAGGACGAGCGCCGATGAGGCGATCACCATTGTCGAAGGCATGACGGAGGCCATGACCAGCACCTATCAAACAGCTTGGGATTCCATGATTGATATGGATATGACCGGCACGGAGCGGCGGGAAGCCATCTGGTCATCCATGTCCACGTCGCTGTGGCGCCATCTCGGGAAAATGACCAGCCAATGGATCTTTGCCGAAACCACTCAGGCAGCCGCAACCCAAGCCGGAGAGACGGTTAAAACAACTGCTAAAACCCAGGGCGTCATGGCCCGGATCGCCATCGGTGCAAAGGAGATGGCGAGTGACATCAAACAGGGCGCTATCAACATCTGGAACGCTGTCACGGGTTTCTTCAAGGCCCATGCCGGCATCCCATTTGTTGGGCTCGGGATTGCCGCCGGTTTTATCGCGATTATGTATGCCGCTCTCCGTAAGGCTAAGGCTCAGAAATTCGCCGCGGGAGGTTTTGTTGACGGCCCTTCGGGCCCGGATCAGGTTCCCGCAATGCTGACTCGAGGTGAGTTTGTTGTTCCAGTGCGCGCCGCTAAGCAGTTCAGGCCAATCCTCGGGGCGATGATCGGCAAAGGGACCGGGTTTGGTGGCCTGGTTGGGATGAGAGATGCCGCGTATGCCGGCGCCGGCGCCGGCGGGGAAGGGAGCCGGCTTGAGATCCATATCCACGGCAATGTCTACGATGAGGAGGGATTCAGAAAAGTTGTACGAAAAGAAATAGCGCCAGTTCTGAGAGACGTAAGAAAAGATCGGGATTATGAATAA
- a CDS encoding phage terminase large subunit family protein, with protein MSPESSASPGKWHTPAAPYLKDIMDAILEPDIEEVVVMGCAQFGKTEAILNTIGYFAENDPSPMMLVLPTLIMAEDFSKDRLDPMIRDTPVLSRIFGPVKSRDSGNTLLRKVFPCGQITLSGANSPSSLASRPKRIVIGDEVDRFPESVGDEGDPLGVMKVRADAFHNRKFLWTSTPTIRGFSRIEKLFNESDQRRFHVPCPHCGAFQTLKWCQIKYWKDSAGHPKKIRYICEHCETGIRESRKHWMLRNGRWEKDNPSSRSAGFHLNGLYSPWLKWEKIIIEHRSAAKKRDRERMKVWTNTRLGETWEDSGETVDNKTLFARREKYRAEVPAGALLLTAGVDTHDNRFEMQVDGFGVGEERWTIDYRIIWGDPSDRDTKDALDDALSRTYTSENGFPMRISAALIDALGHRTQAVYDFCKGKQYRTIFAAIGKAGEGRPIVTSPLKKRTGKNRRPVELVIVGVDEAKLLLKSRLELKEHGPAYWHFPLLKQFNEEYFRQLASEKLTTQYNRGFQKRVWVKTRTRNEAWDCSVLSLGALYVLDPDWAPILARMERKKESLKKPAGSFTEPQIRPRRRQNWLNSWRNM; from the coding sequence TTGAGCCCAGAAAGCAGCGCCTCCCCCGGGAAATGGCATACCCCCGCGGCTCCATATCTCAAAGACATCATGGATGCCATCCTGGAGCCAGACATCGAAGAGGTCGTGGTTATGGGCTGCGCTCAGTTCGGGAAGACCGAAGCGATCCTGAACACCATTGGGTACTTCGCAGAAAATGACCCCAGCCCTATGATGCTCGTCCTGCCAACCCTCATCATGGCAGAGGATTTTAGTAAGGATCGGTTGGATCCAATGATCAGGGATACACCTGTTCTCAGCCGCATCTTCGGCCCTGTCAAATCTCGAGATTCAGGCAATACGCTCCTTCGCAAAGTATTCCCCTGCGGGCAGATCACGCTCTCCGGCGCCAATAGTCCATCCTCCCTGGCGAGCCGGCCAAAACGCATCGTTATCGGGGATGAGGTCGATAGATTCCCGGAATCCGTGGGCGATGAAGGAGATCCACTCGGGGTGATGAAGGTCCGAGCTGACGCCTTTCATAATCGGAAATTTCTCTGGACATCGACCCCAACCATCAGGGGGTTCTCGCGCATCGAAAAGCTGTTCAATGAGAGCGATCAAAGACGATTCCATGTCCCCTGCCCGCATTGCGGCGCCTTCCAAACCCTCAAATGGTGCCAGATCAAATACTGGAAAGATTCGGCCGGCCACCCGAAGAAAATCCGGTACATCTGCGAGCATTGTGAGACAGGCATCCGGGAATCCAGGAAACACTGGATGCTTCGAAATGGGAGGTGGGAGAAAGATAATCCATCCTCCCGCAGCGCTGGATTTCATCTCAATGGTCTCTATAGCCCCTGGCTCAAATGGGAGAAAATCATCATCGAGCACCGCTCAGCCGCCAAGAAGCGGGATCGAGAACGGATGAAGGTCTGGACCAATACTCGCCTCGGTGAAACATGGGAAGATTCCGGCGAGACGGTCGATAACAAAACCCTATTCGCCCGCAGAGAGAAATACCGAGCCGAGGTTCCCGCCGGCGCCCTGCTCCTGACTGCCGGCGTCGATACCCATGACAATCGCTTCGAAATGCAGGTTGACGGGTTTGGGGTTGGTGAAGAGCGGTGGACCATCGACTACAGGATCATCTGGGGAGATCCATCGGATCGAGACACGAAGGATGCTCTGGATGATGCCCTATCCCGAACCTACACAAGTGAGAATGGATTCCCCATGCGGATCTCCGCCGCCTTAATAGATGCCCTGGGCCATAGGACTCAGGCTGTCTATGATTTCTGCAAAGGGAAACAGTATCGCACTATCTTCGCGGCGATTGGGAAAGCTGGTGAAGGCCGGCCGATCGTTACCTCCCCGCTGAAGAAGCGCACAGGTAAAAACCGCCGGCCGGTGGAGCTGGTGATTGTTGGCGTGGATGAAGCTAAACTCTTATTGAAATCACGGCTGGAGCTCAAAGAGCATGGCCCCGCCTATTGGCATTTCCCCTTGCTGAAACAATTTAACGAAGAATATTTTAGGCAACTTGCCTCTGAAAAACTCACCACCCAGTACAATCGAGGTTTCCAGAAACGTGTCTGGGTGAAAACCCGCACTCGAAATGAAGCGTGGGATTGTTCCGTGCTCTCACTCGGTGCCCTTTATGTGCTCGATCCCGATTGGGCCCCGATATTGGCGCGCATGGAAAGGAAAAAAGAGAGCCTGAAAAAACCTGCTGGGAGTTTCACTGAACCCCAAATCCGACCCCGCCGGCGTCAAAACTGGCTAAATTCTTGGCGGAACATGTAA
- a CDS encoding phage portal protein — MKALGFNIGYSNRTLSVSRPGAPPQNSSERRPRGGAGAMRLYDGAKTDRLATGWTTRPLTIDEVVRMSLRTLRARSRDAGDKNDYQKKFKSLARSNIIGPQGIGLQARAKWNNKTPDIDANDAIEDGFRKWGEPGYCDVTGTLSWKVQQNLVINTVVEDGEALMIEHRGANAGPYGYALQHLDPELLDVNYDREDLPNGNYIRMGIEFTQLGRPVAYHLIDAKSSDYSYSYSSRKYRPISAEKIIHLFIVERVGQKRGLPWNATSIFHMKMLDGYDDAALVNARFGASQMGFITSEHGQHKGDGEDGLGNTVIEVEPGVFRHLNPGEKVEKWDPEYPNGEYDGFEAAQLRRIAAGLGVSYTSLSGNLKDVNFSSIRAGLLEERSVWQALQQWMIEYFHQRVYRNWLQMALLNRKLWAAGAPLSPEREMKYREVVWMPRGWKWVDPKKEMEANEKAINENVKTASAVIREEGNDPDEVFRERAWELNRMKELGITPAKKPKASGNQKEDKDDDDETDDKDDE; from the coding sequence ATGAAAGCCCTGGGCTTTAATATCGGGTACTCCAACAGAACCCTGTCCGTCTCCAGGCCCGGCGCGCCCCCGCAAAATTCAAGTGAGCGCCGCCCTCGAGGCGGCGCCGGCGCGATGCGGTTGTACGATGGCGCGAAAACGGATCGCCTGGCTACAGGTTGGACGACGCGCCCCTTAACCATCGATGAAGTCGTGAGAATGAGCCTGCGGACCCTTCGCGCACGATCACGGGATGCCGGTGATAAAAACGATTATCAAAAGAAATTCAAGAGCTTGGCGCGATCGAATATCATTGGGCCGCAAGGGATCGGTCTGCAGGCCAGAGCGAAATGGAATAATAAAACGCCGGACATTGATGCCAATGATGCGATTGAGGATGGCTTTAGAAAATGGGGGGAGCCTGGATATTGCGATGTGACCGGGACACTCTCCTGGAAAGTACAACAGAATCTTGTCATTAACACCGTCGTGGAAGACGGTGAGGCCCTGATGATTGAGCATCGCGGCGCCAACGCTGGACCTTATGGATATGCTCTTCAGCATCTCGATCCTGAATTACTTGACGTGAACTATGATCGGGAAGACCTACCGAACGGGAATTACATTCGGATGGGGATTGAGTTTACTCAATTAGGCCGCCCCGTCGCCTACCATCTCATCGACGCAAAATCATCGGACTATTCCTATTCATATTCGAGCCGAAAGTATCGTCCTATTTCCGCCGAGAAAATCATCCATCTCTTTATCGTGGAGCGTGTCGGGCAGAAGCGCGGGCTTCCTTGGAATGCCACATCAATTTTTCACATGAAAATGCTGGATGGATATGACGATGCAGCCTTGGTCAATGCCAGATTCGGCGCCTCACAGATGGGGTTTATCACATCCGAGCATGGACAGCACAAAGGCGACGGTGAAGATGGGCTTGGAAATACCGTCATAGAAGTTGAGCCGGGTGTTTTCCGCCATCTCAATCCCGGCGAGAAAGTAGAAAAATGGGATCCAGAATATCCCAATGGTGAATATGACGGTTTCGAAGCAGCTCAACTTCGCCGCATAGCTGCCGGCCTCGGGGTTTCTTATACATCTTTGAGCGGGAATCTCAAAGATGTGAACTTCTCCTCCATAAGAGCCGGCCTCCTTGAGGAACGCAGTGTCTGGCAAGCCCTCCAGCAATGGATGATCGAATATTTCCACCAACGGGTTTATCGCAATTGGCTCCAGATGGCTTTGTTGAATAGAAAACTATGGGCCGCCGGGGCTCCTTTGAGCCCAGAACGCGAAATGAAATACCGGGAAGTTGTCTGGATGCCGCGGGGCTGGAAATGGGTGGATCCCAAAAAAGAGATGGAAGCCAATGAAAAGGCGATTAATGAAAACGTTAAAACGGCGAGCGCGGTGATTCGCGAAGAAGGCAACGACCCCGATGAGGTCTTCCGGGAGAGAGCCTGGGAACTCAATCGAATGAAGGAACTCGGAATAACGCCCGCCAAAAAGCCAAAAGCCTCGGGAAACCAAAAAGAGGACAAAGACGATGACGACGAAACAGATGACAAAGATGACGAATAG
- a CDS encoding ASCH domain-containing protein, producing the protein MSFSITTNQVRNQTKTVTRRLGWWKLKPGDVVCAVEKGMGLKKGEKVKHICQLRIISVRKEPLFRVTDLECIKEGFPKLTPVEFMRMFKASHRCEFHTVVNRIEFEYVSSTSS; encoded by the coding sequence ATGAGCTTTTCCATAACCACCAACCAGGTCCGGAATCAGACGAAGACCGTCACACGCCGGCTGGGTTGGTGGAAGTTGAAGCCTGGAGATGTTGTATGTGCCGTTGAAAAGGGCATGGGCCTCAAGAAAGGCGAAAAGGTTAAACACATCTGCCAGCTCAGAATTATTTCCGTCCGCAAGGAACCCCTCTTCCGCGTCACAGATCTTGAGTGTATTAAGGAAGGCTTCCCAAAATTAACACCTGTTGAATTCATGAGGATGTTCAAAGCCAGCCACAGGTGTGAATTTCATACCGTCGTCAACAGGATCGAATTTGAATACGTGTCGTCAACAAGTTCATAG
- a CDS encoding phage Gp37/Gp68 family protein, with the protein MTKIEWTNETWNPVTGCTKISVGCKNCYAERMAKRLAGRFGYPRDEPFKVTLHPERLEEPLHRRKPRMVFVCSMGDLFHEDVPWEFIVEVFLIMARASHHTYQILTKRPERMREFCSAEQFNAGPFKHLWLGVTAENQKAADERIPILLDTPAAIRFVSCEPLLGTMDLRRFFLAPNGVPPHHAVVRGLHGEGGQGLDWVIAGGETGPGARPMHPDWAHDICNQCIAVAIPFFFKKMGQGLLTPGYLQIREWPQSRRG; encoded by the coding sequence ATGACAAAGATCGAGTGGACAAATGAGACGTGGAACCCGGTGACGGGGTGCACAAAGATCAGCGTGGGCTGTAAGAACTGTTATGCGGAACGGATGGCAAAGAGGCTTGCCGGCCGGTTTGGGTATCCGAGGGATGAGCCGTTCAAGGTGACACTTCATCCGGAGCGGCTGGAAGAACCTCTGCATAGGAGAAAGCCGCGGATGGTTTTCGTCTGTTCGATGGGCGATTTATTTCATGAGGATGTCCCGTGGGAATTTATTGTTGAGGTGTTTCTAATAATGGCGCGTGCATCGCATCATACATATCAGATATTAACCAAACGCCCGGAACGGATGCGCGAGTTTTGCTCCGCCGAGCAATTCAATGCTGGGCCATTCAAGCATCTCTGGCTTGGGGTTACAGCGGAGAATCAGAAGGCTGCCGATGAACGAATCCCGATCCTGCTGGATACTCCTGCCGCTATTCGGTTTGTGAGCTGTGAGCCGTTGCTTGGGACTATGGACCTGCGTCGGTTCTTCCTCGCGCCGAATGGAGTTCCGCCCCACCACGCTGTTGTAAGAGGGCTTCATGGCGAGGGAGGACAAGGCCTGGATTGGGTCATCGCCGGCGGCGAGACAGGTCCCGGTGCACGCCCGATGCACCCAGACTGGGCGCATGATATTTGCAATCAATGCATTGCCGTTGCCATACCATTCTTCTTCAAGAAGATGGGGCAGGGGCTGCTGACGCCGGGGTATCTGCAGATCAGGGAGTGGCCTCAGAGCAGAAGAGGATAA